The following coding sequences lie in one Capnocytophaga stomatis genomic window:
- a CDS encoding sodium-translocating pyrophosphatase has translation MEKFVLYLPLVLAIFGLIFMIIKALWINKQTTGNEKMQSISEKIQEGALAFLNAEYRILAIFVVIASVALFIVSRMVETSHWLIVVAFVFGALFSALAGNIGMRIATKSNVRTTEAARTSLPKALKVSFGGGTVMGLGVAGLAVLGLSLFFIIFVNVFLQGSKSFYDEMTIVLEALAGFSLGAESIALFARVGGGIYTKAADVGADLVGKVEAGIPEDDPRNPATIADNVGDNVGDVAGMGADLFGSYVATVLASMVLGNYIIKDITEATGVAYSDNFDGLGPILLPLVIAGVGVIASIVGTFFVSIKNNEAKEKQVQQSLNMGNYVALALTLISCWFLIDMMLPETIQMKFFGEGVKSIPSSNVFFATVVGLAVGLLISAFTEYFTALGKKPVLNIVQNSSTGAATNIIAGLATGMKSTFSSVLLFAVAIWGSYELAGFYGVAIAASAMMATTAMQLAIDAFGPIADNAGGIAEMSELPKEVRQRTDILDSVGNTTAAVGKGFAIASAALTALALFAAYVTFTGIDGINIFKADVLAALFIGGMIPVVFSALAMQSVGKAAMDMVQEVRRQFREIPGIMEGKGTPEYGKCVDISTKAALREMMLPGAITIVTPIIIGFVMGAEALGAYMAGVAVSGVLWAIFQNNAGGAWDNAKKSFEAGVEINGQMTYKGSDAHKAAVTGDTVGDPFKDTSGPSMNILIKLTCLVGLVIAPILGGHTSTASNSESTKVEMKEEAMQAAQIENTEDNSDKELLDAYGNYKYDVGEVSALSLPDNNGLQVGLNSSERKIVNLLLDENFDVERDAKQNWITLDRTYFKSGSDELTSDSEAQLINIVTILKAFPKAGLRVGGYTDNSGDAQKNIELSKRRAESVKSKLVALGANESQLSAEGYGDKHPICPENDTPECRAKNRRVDVRLFAK, from the coding sequence ATGGAAAAATTTGTACTCTATCTTCCATTAGTCCTTGCAATTTTTGGACTTATTTTTATGATTATCAAAGCTTTGTGGATTAATAAGCAAACCACAGGCAACGAAAAAATGCAGAGTATTTCTGAAAAAATTCAGGAAGGAGCTTTGGCTTTTTTGAATGCAGAGTATCGTATTTTGGCTATTTTCGTGGTAATCGCCTCAGTGGCTCTTTTTATAGTTTCCCGAATGGTTGAAACCTCACATTGGCTTATTGTTGTGGCTTTTGTTTTTGGGGCTTTATTTTCGGCTTTGGCAGGAAACATCGGTATGCGAATTGCCACTAAATCAAATGTTCGCACTACAGAAGCAGCTCGTACCAGCCTTCCGAAAGCTTTGAAAGTTTCTTTCGGTGGAGGAACCGTAATGGGGTTGGGAGTTGCAGGCTTGGCTGTACTTGGGCTAAGTTTGTTTTTCATTATTTTTGTTAATGTTTTCTTACAAGGGAGCAAAAGTTTTTATGACGAAATGACTATCGTTTTGGAGGCTTTGGCAGGATTTTCACTTGGTGCTGAATCCATTGCACTTTTTGCTCGTGTTGGTGGGGGTATTTATACAAAGGCAGCTGACGTTGGTGCGGATTTGGTAGGAAAAGTAGAAGCCGGAATCCCTGAAGACGACCCTCGAAATCCGGCAACTATTGCTGATAACGTGGGAGATAACGTGGGAGACGTAGCAGGTATGGGAGCTGACCTTTTTGGGTCGTACGTGGCTACTGTGTTGGCTTCGATGGTATTGGGAAATTATATCATTAAAGATATTACAGAAGCAACGGGCGTTGCTTATTCGGATAATTTTGACGGATTAGGACCTATTTTACTTCCGCTTGTAATTGCCGGAGTGGGGGTTATTGCTTCTATCGTGGGAACATTTTTTGTAAGCATCAAAAATAACGAGGCTAAAGAAAAGCAAGTACAACAGTCATTAAATATGGGTAACTATGTGGCTTTGGCTTTGACATTGATTTCTTGCTGGTTCTTAATTGATATGATGTTACCGGAAACTATCCAGATGAAGTTTTTTGGTGAAGGAGTGAAAAGCATTCCAAGTAGTAACGTTTTCTTTGCTACTGTGGTTGGTTTGGCTGTTGGTTTATTGATATCTGCTTTTACAGAATATTTTACAGCTTTGGGTAAAAAACCGGTTTTGAATATCGTTCAGAATTCATCAACCGGTGCCGCAACTAACATTATTGCAGGTTTGGCAACAGGGATGAAATCAACGTTCTCTTCTGTTTTGCTTTTTGCTGTGGCAATTTGGGGTTCTTATGAATTAGCTGGTTTCTACGGAGTTGCGATTGCTGCTTCGGCGATGATGGCTACTACGGCAATGCAGTTAGCTATTGATGCTTTCGGACCGATTGCAGACAATGCGGGAGGTATTGCCGAAATGAGCGAATTACCAAAGGAAGTGCGTCAACGCACCGATATTTTAGATTCGGTAGGGAATACAACAGCTGCGGTTGGTAAAGGATTTGCTATTGCATCGGCAGCGCTTACAGCATTGGCTTTGTTCGCGGCATACGTAACTTTCACAGGTATTGACGGAATTAACATTTTCAAGGCTGACGTTTTAGCGGCTCTTTTCATCGGAGGTATGATTCCTGTTGTTTTCTCTGCTTTGGCTATGCAATCGGTAGGAAAGGCAGCGATGGATATGGTTCAAGAAGTTCGTCGTCAGTTCCGTGAAATCCCTGGTATTATGGAAGGTAAAGGCACTCCTGAATATGGAAAATGTGTTGATATTTCAACCAAAGCAGCACTTCGTGAGATGATGCTTCCCGGTGCGATTACTATCGTTACACCTATAATAATAGGCTTCGTGATGGGAGCAGAGGCTTTGGGTGCATATATGGCGGGCGTTGCTGTGTCAGGGGTTCTTTGGGCTATTTTCCAAAACAACGCAGGTGGAGCTTGGGATAACGCTAAAAAATCTTTTGAAGCAGGTGTTGAAATCAACGGACAAATGACTTACAAAGGTTCTGACGCTCATAAAGCAGCTGTAACCGGTGATACTGTGGGAGATCCTTTCAAAGATACATCAGGACCTTCAATGAACATTTTAATCAAATTGACTTGTTTGGTGGGCTTGGTCATCGCTCCGATTTTGGGAGGACACACATCAACTGCAAGTAATTCTGAATCAACTAAAGTTGAAATGAAAGAAGAGGCTATGCAAGCCGCTCAAATAGAAAATACGGAAGATAATTCGGATAAGGAGTTGTTAGATGCTTACGGAAATTACAAATATGATGTAGGAGAGGTTTCTGCACTTAGCTTGCCGGATAACAACGGACTTCAAGTAGGTTTGAATTCTTCTGAAAGAAAGATTGTCAATTTGTTGTTAGATGAAAATTTCGATGTAGAAAGAGATGCAAAACAGAATTGGATTACCCTTGATAGGACTTACTTTAAATCAGGAAGTGACGAATTAACATCTGATTCTGAGGCACAATTGATAAACATAGTTACAATTCTGAAAGCTTTTCCTAAAGCAGGGCTTCGCGTTGGCGGATATACTGATAATTCGGGAGATGCTCAAAAAAATATCGAATTATCAAAAAGACGTGCCGAGTCCGTAAAGTCAAAATTAGTAGCTTTGGGAGCAAATGAATCTCAATTGAGTGCAGAGGGCTACGGAGACAAACATCCTATCTGTCCTGAAAACGATACGCCTGAATGTAGAGCAAAAAACAGACGTGTTGATGTTCGATTGTTTGCTAAATAA
- a CDS encoding alpha-1,3-galactosidase-related protein, with the protein MKNCFYVLLVAVGLMASCAVKQSQTLQVAEETQNYSPVIKNEIERIAGNQDSKKSIILQKGVYHFYPEGSHEKTLYISNHDQNNPKKVAFYLENLQNVTIDGNGSEFIFHGTMIPFVVKNCQNVVLKNFSIDFENPHLRQLEILEVDKENNITIAELHPRQNYQIENDKLILFGEDYKISPIVAMAFREDGKLTYQRGDVDFTPRKVSELRPDVLKIEGWQQNPFTEVGERFALRTYNRPAPGIVLDYCKNTRIENVKVHYAWGMGLLAQLSEDIILDKFSVCLKENDSRYFTTQADATHFSACKGFIRSENGLYEGMADDAINVHGTYLKVIERTNENTVKARYMHHQAWGFLWGEVGDEVQFISSNTMDLVDNKIYKIKSIKAVDKPSEFGAKVFEISFNENIPQEIDPSKPFGIENLTWTPEVIFSNNVIRNNRARGALFSTPKKVVCEKNLFDHTHGAAILLCGDCNGWYETGACRNVIIRNNKFINALTARYQFTNAVISIYPEIPNLKDQKQYFHSGIVIENNVFEMFDEPILYAKSVDNLIFKNNKVIKNKDYEPYHWNKNKFLFEHVKNVTIKGNQFEKPLTEDDIKLNLSNKEDVNWSK; encoded by the coding sequence ATGAAAAACTGTTTTTATGTTCTACTCGTTGCTGTGGGCTTGATGGCAAGCTGTGCAGTTAAGCAGTCACAAACATTACAAGTGGCGGAAGAAACCCAAAACTATTCTCCCGTTATCAAAAATGAAATAGAAAGAATTGCGGGAAACCAAGATTCCAAAAAAAGTATCATTTTGCAAAAGGGAGTTTATCACTTCTATCCTGAAGGAAGCCACGAAAAAACGCTTTACATTTCCAACCACGACCAAAACAATCCTAAAAAAGTTGCCTTCTATTTGGAGAATCTTCAAAATGTAACCATTGACGGTAACGGAAGTGAGTTCATCTTTCACGGAACGATGATTCCTTTCGTTGTTAAGAATTGCCAAAATGTAGTTCTTAAGAATTTTTCAATAGACTTTGAAAATCCGCATCTAAGGCAATTGGAAATTCTGGAAGTAGATAAAGAAAATAATATTACCATAGCAGAATTACACCCGAGGCAAAATTACCAAATAGAAAATGATAAACTAATACTTTTTGGAGAAGACTATAAAATCAGTCCGATAGTTGCAATGGCTTTCAGAGAAGATGGAAAACTTACATATCAACGTGGAGATGTTGATTTTACACCTCGAAAAGTAAGTGAGCTTCGTCCTGATGTGTTAAAGATAGAAGGCTGGCAACAAAATCCATTTACAGAAGTAGGCGAGAGGTTTGCTTTACGCACGTATAATCGTCCTGCACCTGGAATTGTACTTGATTATTGCAAAAATACACGTATCGAAAACGTAAAAGTACATTACGCTTGGGGAATGGGACTATTAGCTCAGCTTTCGGAAGATATAATACTCGATAAGTTTTCTGTCTGTTTAAAAGAAAATGATTCTCGATACTTCACTACACAAGCCGATGCAACTCATTTTTCTGCCTGCAAAGGGTTTATACGTTCCGAGAACGGTTTGTATGAAGGAATGGCAGATGATGCAATTAACGTACACGGAACGTATCTTAAAGTAATCGAGCGGACAAATGAAAACACTGTTAAGGCACGTTATATGCATCATCAGGCTTGGGGATTTTTGTGGGGAGAAGTAGGCGATGAGGTTCAGTTCATTTCCTCAAACACAATGGACTTGGTGGATAACAAAATCTACAAGATAAAAAGCATTAAAGCAGTGGATAAGCCTTCGGAATTTGGTGCTAAGGTGTTCGAAATCTCGTTTAATGAGAATATCCCTCAGGAAATTGATCCAAGCAAGCCTTTCGGAATTGAAAACCTAACGTGGACGCCCGAAGTTATCTTCAGCAACAACGTAATCAGGAATAACAGAGCTCGCGGAGCGTTGTTCAGCACGCCCAAAAAGGTGGTTTGCGAGAAAAACCTGTTTGACCACACGCACGGAGCTGCGATTTTGCTTTGCGGAGACTGCAACGGATGGTATGAAACAGGTGCTTGCCGAAATGTCATCATCAGAAATAACAAATTCATCAATGCTTTAACGGCAAGATATCAGTTTACGAACGCCGTCATTTCAATTTATCCTGAAATCCCGAATTTAAAAGACCAAAAACAGTATTTCCATTCGGGGATTGTGATTGAGAACAATGTTTTTGAGATGTTCGATGAGCCTATTTTGTACGCTAAGTCAGTGGATAATCTTATTTTTAAGAATAATAAAGTTATCAAAAACAAAGATTACGAGCCTTATCACTGGAACAAGAATAAATTTTTATTCGAACACGTGAAAAATGTGACAATCAAAGGCAATCAGTTTGAAAAACCTCTTACTGAAGATGATATCAAATTGAATTTATCCAATAAAGAAGATGTAAATTGGAGCAAATAG
- a CDS encoding membrane-binding protein — translation MAKSFAEKLVQLQLLIDGLKQFKDNLPAGVTEESIVKLEKFKAELESLNSQKESAKAEAKQLTNLINKKTKEMEVSYNDIRKRVKIDIDIVVWKKFGINDKK, via the coding sequence ATGGCTAAATCTTTTGCAGAGAAATTAGTTCAGTTACAACTTCTAATTGACGGATTAAAACAGTTTAAAGACAATCTTCCTGCCGGTGTTACAGAGGAAAGCATTGTTAAATTAGAGAAATTCAAAGCGGAATTAGAGAGCCTCAACAGTCAAAAAGAGAGTGCAAAGGCAGAAGCAAAGCAACTCACTAACCTTATTAACAAAAAAACTAAGGAAATGGAGGTATCCTACAATGATATCCGAAAAAGAGTGAAGATTGACATTGATATCGTTGTGTGGAAGAAATTCGGAATCAATGACAAGAAGTGA
- a CDS encoding isochorismate synthase — protein sequence MSIFNKINELYRSSIPFVAFRKPNSSIVQVFEQSDNVVYFFDDTFSLSGFVLAPFHKDENSSVIIKADKKYQEDLKNNHIGFPAKKEIPSDNNEKQKHIELIEKAIMQMQKGNFEKVVLSRKITLNHKTNPVEVFENITKYYPLAFCYLFSHPKIGIWIAATPEKLLNLNENHIYTMALAGTQPYNESGNHIWKEKEKDEQQIVTNVIVHKIAPHVDNLDVSPVKTVRAGNVVHLCTDIVGKLKSNENPFVIVQKLHPTPAVCGFPHDEAKQFILENEHYNRSYYSGYCGIVDSNEHSIDFYVNLRCMQIENEQVFIYVGGGILKESNSQAEWDETQNKVQTMYAIL from the coding sequence ATGTCCATTTTCAATAAAATCAACGAATTATATCGTTCCAGCATTCCTTTTGTAGCGTTCAGAAAGCCAAATTCAAGCATTGTGCAAGTATTTGAGCAATCGGACAATGTGGTTTATTTCTTTGACGATACATTTTCGCTTAGCGGATTCGTGTTAGCTCCTTTTCACAAAGATGAGAATTCTTCCGTTATCATAAAAGCAGACAAAAAATATCAGGAAGATTTAAAAAACAATCACATTGGTTTTCCTGCCAAAAAGGAAATTCCTTCCGACAATAATGAAAAACAAAAACATATCGAATTAATTGAAAAGGCTATTATGCAAATGCAGAAAGGAAACTTTGAAAAAGTGGTTCTTTCTCGAAAAATAACTCTAAATCACAAAACAAATCCCGTAGAAGTATTTGAAAATATTACAAAATACTATCCTTTAGCTTTTTGTTATCTGTTTTCTCACCCTAAAATAGGCATTTGGATTGCCGCAACTCCTGAAAAGCTTCTAAACCTGAATGAAAATCACATTTACACGATGGCTCTTGCCGGAACGCAGCCTTACAACGAAAGCGGAAACCATATTTGGAAAGAAAAAGAGAAAGACGAACAACAAATCGTGACTAATGTAATTGTTCATAAAATAGCTCCGCACGTAGATAATCTTGATGTTTCGCCGGTGAAGACCGTCCGAGCGGGAAATGTAGTGCATCTTTGTACTGACATTGTCGGGAAATTGAAAAGTAATGAGAATCCGTTTGTTATCGTTCAGAAATTACACCCAACCCCTGCCGTTTGCGGTTTTCCTCACGATGAAGCAAAGCAATTCATCTTAGAAAATGAGCATTACAATCGTTCCTACTATTCGGGATACTGTGGCATTGTTGATAGTAACGAGCATTCTATTGATTTTTATGTTAACTTGCGATGTATGCAAATTGAAAATGAGCAAGTTTTCATATATGTAGGCGGAGGCATTCTGAAAGAATCCAACTCGCAAGCGGAATGGGACGAAACACAGAATAAAGTCCAAACAATGTATGCAATTCTTTAA
- a CDS encoding PaaI family thioesterase codes for MEENKNALLKKWKETSNDNLMKFWEVDFVDLGKDYIILKMPVTEKVTQIDGVLHGGATLALAESAGSIAAWILYRKEGESIRGIELSGNHVRAAKVGETVFAKATCINPGRTLQLWEIKITNQDDKLISFCKFTTIKIKE; via the coding sequence ATGGAAGAAAATAAAAATGCTTTACTAAAAAAATGGAAAGAAACCTCCAATGACAATCTGATGAAATTCTGGGAAGTTGATTTCGTAGATTTGGGAAAGGATTACATAATCTTGAAAATGCCTGTCACGGAGAAAGTCACTCAAATTGATGGCGTTTTACACGGCGGAGCAACGCTTGCACTGGCAGAAAGTGCAGGAAGCATCGCTGCTTGGATCCTTTACCGAAAGGAAGGTGAAAGCATACGAGGCATCGAGCTAAGTGGCAATCACGTAAGAGCCGCAAAAGTAGGAGAAACGGTCTTCGCTAAGGCTACTTGCATCAATCCCGGGCGTACTTTACAGCTTTGGGAGATAAAAATTACCAATCAAGATGATAAATTGATTTCATTCTGTAAGTTTACAACCATCAAAATAAAAGAATAA
- the porD gene encoding type IX secretion system protein PorD — MKKYLFALALILSWNLHSQELNCLVTINTQKVSVTNKSVFKTLEKSLQEFINKTQWTNQKVRENERIQCSFTFVINKYEGNRFEASLLVQSSRPVFNTSYQTPVVNLQDKDVFFNYQEYEPLSFNENSFQSNLTSVVAYYVYLILGFDADTFSESGGHHYFTQAQNVVISAQSSGFGGWTDDGSNNRWLLATELLSENYQNYHKTWYQYHRLGLDVMSANEKQGKEEIQKAILLLEKIPSLRLNSYAMNLFFNAKTDEIVSIFSGGSIFNATSLKETLSRIAPSQTVKWNQIK; from the coding sequence ATGAAAAAATATCTATTTGCTTTGGCTTTAATTCTTAGTTGGAATTTACATTCGCAAGAATTAAATTGTTTGGTTACAATTAACACACAAAAAGTGAGTGTTACCAATAAATCTGTTTTTAAAACTCTTGAAAAATCATTACAAGAATTTATAAATAAAACACAATGGACAAACCAAAAAGTACGAGAAAATGAACGCATTCAATGTAGTTTTACATTTGTGATTAATAAATATGAAGGAAATCGGTTTGAGGCAAGCCTTTTGGTACAGTCCTCTCGTCCTGTTTTTAATACTTCATATCAAACGCCTGTTGTAAATCTGCAAGATAAAGATGTGTTTTTCAATTATCAAGAATACGAACCTCTTTCGTTTAATGAAAATTCATTTCAGTCAAACTTAACTTCCGTTGTGGCATATTACGTTTATTTGATTTTAGGTTTTGATGCGGATACGTTTTCTGAATCGGGAGGACATCATTATTTCACACAAGCTCAGAATGTTGTAATTTCAGCTCAGAGTAGTGGTTTTGGGGGTTGGACAGATGACGGAAGCAATAATCGTTGGTTACTTGCCACTGAATTACTTTCCGAAAACTATCAGAATTATCACAAAACTTGGTATCAATATCACCGATTGGGATTAGATGTAATGAGTGCTAATGAGAAACAAGGAAAAGAAGAAATTCAAAAAGCAATTTTGTTACTTGAAAAAATCCCGAGTCTTAGGCTAAATTCATACGCGATGAATCTATTTTTCAATGCAAAAACAGATGAAATTGTGTCTATTTTTTCAGGAGGAAGCATCTTTAATGCAACTTCCTTGAAAGAAACGCTAAGCAGAATTGCTCCTTCACAAACAGTAAAATGGAATCAGATTAAATGA
- the recN gene encoding DNA repair protein RecN, with amino-acid sequence MLKALSIKNFALIDDLQIDFPEGFIIITGETGAGKSILLDALSLVLGKRADMSVLRNTEEKCIIEVEFDLHKYDFESLFDELEIDYDANTIIRREILPTGKSRAFINDSPVTLDILNRLGQVLVDIHSQHQTISLGDLSFQFEIIDTMAGNKDLREEYKSLWSALKKSQKKLQELIDFQKNANKEYDYNLHLLKELKSAPLQEGIQEQLEETYEEASNIEEIKERISESLHLLSDENTGIVNQLRELKRTFSNLTDYKQQYRDIFERIESAFLELEDLQNEVFDIDENIETNPETLEEVSQQLNLIYSLQKKHKVLTVNELIKIQEDLEKSVSQAENIEESITEQQQIVESKKEETYQKALQIHRTREEIIPKLVKKLTDFTHELGMPNAQFSVEVTSTDTFFNNGIDELSFLFSANKGGNFGQLKKVASGGELSRIMLSVKAIMAEHTALPTIMFDEIDTGVSGEISQKMGDIMKIMSANRQVFAITHLPQIAAKGNHHFKVFKEDINGKTTTQLKPLSENERITEISEMLGGKNSSESARNHAVELLKKG; translated from the coding sequence ATGCTAAAAGCACTTTCAATAAAAAATTTTGCATTAATTGATGATTTACAGATTGATTTTCCGGAAGGATTTATTATTATCACAGGAGAAACCGGAGCTGGAAAATCGATTTTGTTAGATGCACTTTCGTTGGTTTTAGGAAAGCGGGCAGATATGTCAGTTTTACGAAATACTGAGGAAAAATGCATCATTGAAGTAGAATTTGATTTGCATAAATATGATTTTGAATCTCTTTTTGATGAATTAGAAATTGATTATGATGCAAATACGATTATCCGAAGGGAAATACTCCCAACGGGAAAATCACGTGCTTTTATTAATGATTCACCTGTAACATTGGATATTCTTAACAGATTAGGACAAGTTCTGGTGGATATTCATTCGCAACATCAAACTATTTCGCTGGGAGATTTGAGCTTTCAGTTTGAAATTATCGATACAATGGCAGGCAATAAAGATTTACGAGAGGAGTATAAATCTTTATGGTCGGCGTTGAAGAAATCACAAAAGAAACTTCAGGAATTGATTGATTTCCAAAAGAATGCAAACAAAGAATACGATTATAACTTGCATTTACTGAAAGAATTAAAGTCCGCACCTTTGCAAGAAGGCATACAAGAGCAACTTGAAGAGACATACGAAGAAGCCTCGAACATAGAAGAAATAAAAGAACGTATTTCCGAGAGCTTGCACTTGCTTAGCGATGAAAATACGGGAATTGTCAATCAACTTCGAGAGCTAAAACGGACTTTCTCAAACCTGACCGACTATAAGCAACAGTACAGAGACATATTTGAACGTATTGAATCTGCGTTTCTTGAGTTGGAAGACTTGCAAAATGAAGTTTTTGACATTGATGAAAATATAGAAACGAATCCTGAAACTTTGGAAGAGGTTTCTCAGCAATTGAATTTGATTTATAGCCTCCAAAAGAAACATAAAGTTTTAACTGTTAATGAATTAATTAAAATTCAGGAGGATTTGGAGAAATCAGTTTCACAAGCTGAAAACATTGAAGAATCCATCACAGAGCAACAACAAATTGTTGAAAGCAAAAAAGAAGAAACATATCAAAAAGCACTTCAAATTCATCGAACTCGAGAGGAAATAATACCAAAATTGGTTAAAAAACTTACCGATTTCACACACGAATTGGGAATGCCGAACGCTCAGTTTTCTGTTGAGGTAACGTCAACAGACACTTTCTTCAATAACGGAATTGACGAGCTTTCATTTTTGTTCTCTGCCAACAAGGGAGGAAATTTCGGTCAGCTTAAAAAAGTAGCTTCGGGAGGAGAATTATCGCGTATAATGCTGTCAGTCAAAGCAATTATGGCAGAACATACGGCACTTCCTACCATTATGTTTGATGAGATTGATACGGGAGTTTCTGGTGAAATTTCTCAAAAAATGGGAGATATTATGAAAATAATGAGTGCAAATCGTCAAGTGTTTGCTATTACACATTTGCCGCAAATTGCAGCTAAGGGGAATCATCACTTTAAGGTTTTCAAAGAAGACATCAATGGAAAAACAACAACTCAATTAAAACCTCTTTCTGAAAATGAGAGAATTACAGAAATTTCAGAAATGCTTGGAGGTAAAAACAGCAGTGAATCAGCACGAAATCACGCAGTGGAATTATTAAAAAAAGGATAA
- a CDS encoding PepSY-like domain-containing protein: protein MKKLATMLFLLVGMTINAQETIITHNELPHNAQSFIKKHFSKYTLDYVILDKEFFSSDDYTVRFSEGIKIEFDEKGDWTEIDGNYTEIPTEFISKNILSYVKTKFINTKIVKIEKGIFGSQEVKLSNGLELEFDSQGNFRRVDD from the coding sequence ATGAAAAAATTAGCTACAATGTTATTTTTACTTGTAGGAATGACAATCAATGCACAAGAAACCATTATAACTCACAATGAATTGCCTCATAATGCTCAGAGTTTCATAAAGAAACACTTTTCAAAATATACTTTGGATTACGTAATTCTTGACAAAGAGTTTTTTTCCTCAGATGATTATACTGTAAGATTTTCAGAAGGAATAAAAATCGAATTTGACGAAAAAGGAGATTGGACGGAAATCGATGGAAATTACACAGAAATCCCCACTGAGTTCATCTCAAAAAATATTTTGTCATATGTCAAAACAAAATTTATTAACACTAAAATTGTAAAAATTGAAAAAGGCATTTTTGGCAGTCAAGAAGTAAAATTATCCAATGGTTTGGAACTTGAGTTTGATTCTCAAGGCAATTTCAGAAGAGTTGATGATTAA
- a CDS encoding sensor histidine kinase has protein sequence MSISLKSYTLKYLASALFIIIAVWATLFYTFLIEEVYDNIDDGLKNLKIQIIREAYVNDKIIHINDFDFNQFRITPIELGEYKEGNFFRTESFYMEYEDDVEPYRVLETYFRDREGQPKRLEIRTSIVEEDEFGQNLFIALIVLYIVMVTSIIMINNVILRKTWKPFYQILERLGNYELGKGNNNKKDKPTNVREFKLLNSQIQKMIDRNERMFKHQKQFIENASHELQTPLAIAINKIEMLLEDENLSEENLIELSNTRETLLKLVKMNKSLLMLSRIENNQFSPREEVNFNEVTKKIVEDFSDMIDFKEIILELNEENVFKSMINPDLAYILVSNLLRNAIKYNKNEGIIHINFFENSFNIQNSSVYPEALNKELIFNRFYKSNQDTTSTGLGLSIVKTIIDNTPNLKIDYQYQNDLHIFEIRKV, from the coding sequence ATGAGCATTTCGTTAAAAAGTTATACGCTAAAATACCTTGCCTCAGCACTTTTTATCATCATTGCTGTTTGGGCAACACTCTTCTATACCTTCTTAATTGAGGAAGTTTATGACAATATTGATGACGGACTAAAAAACTTAAAAATCCAAATTATCCGTGAGGCATACGTAAATGATAAAATAATACATATCAACGATTTTGACTTCAATCAATTCCGAATTACGCCCATTGAATTAGGTGAATATAAAGAAGGTAATTTCTTCAGAACTGAGTCTTTTTATATGGAATATGAGGACGATGTTGAGCCTTATCGTGTTTTGGAAACCTACTTCAGGGACAGGGAAGGACAACCAAAACGGCTCGAAATTCGCACATCGATTGTGGAGGAAGATGAATTCGGGCAAAATCTTTTCATTGCGTTGATTGTTTTGTACATCGTAATGGTTACAAGTATTATTATGATAAATAACGTAATTCTACGAAAAACTTGGAAACCTTTTTATCAAATACTCGAAAGATTAGGAAATTATGAATTAGGAAAAGGAAATAACAACAAAAAAGACAAACCAACCAACGTTCGGGAATTCAAGCTTTTAAATAGCCAAATTCAAAAAATGATTGACCGAAACGAACGAATGTTCAAACATCAAAAGCAATTCATCGAAAATGCTTCACACGAGTTGCAAACCCCTCTGGCTATTGCAATTAACAAAATAGAAATGCTTTTGGAAGATGAAAACCTGAGCGAAGAAAACCTCATCGAGCTTAGCAACACACGCGAAACTTTGCTTAAACTCGTAAAAATGAACAAATCCCTTTTGATGCTTTCGCGTATTGAAAATAATCAATTCAGTCCGCGAGAAGAAGTTAACTTTAATGAAGTCACGAAGAAAATTGTTGAAGATTTCTCCGATATGATTGATTTTAAAGAAATTATATTAGAATTAAATGAAGAAAATGTTTTCAAATCAATGATAAATCCTGATTTGGCTTATATTTTGGTTTCAAATCTTCTGCGTAATGCAATTAAATACAACAAAAATGAAGGAATTATTCACATTAATTTCTTTGAAAACAGCTTCAATATTCAGAATTCTTCCGTTTATCCTGAAGCTCTTAATAAAGAACTCATTTTCAACAGATTTTATAAATCCAACCAAGATACCACATCAACAGGATTGGGGCTTTCGATAGTAAAAACAATCATTGATAATACGCCAAATTTAAAAATAGATTATCAATACCAAAATGATTTGCATATTTTTGAAATAAGAAAAGTGTAA